One part of the Alosa alosa isolate M-15738 ecotype Scorff River chromosome 4, AALO_Geno_1.1, whole genome shotgun sequence genome encodes these proteins:
- the LOC125294045 gene encoding uncharacterized protein LOC125294045, with protein sequence MKSESVHDKKEYFILGRQWLKEHYEASEGHNVARRVLYEQYMQHCKEEKLKPMSSALLGIVVHSTFMKLNMRRLGPRGNSEYHYTGMRLKRRSPLNQQENAGDSTTETKAKGKLVVKTHAGWRQWLNDNYVVAAGMSMPRSAVYDQLLWHCHECNLDPISSSALGKLISSVFPEIMTRRLGTRGNSEYHYWGMQLKEDSPLMRLREACPAEMEEEGDSENCAEKTEDDSEEIVEEKKQDEPEDLEITEDDSEELVEEKKKNTRGGRASQKKPVSGKKTGSRTSRRT encoded by the exons ATGAAAAGTGAATCAGTACATGACAAGAAGGAGTATTTCATTTTGGGG CGGCAGTGGCTGAAGGAGCACTATGAGGCGTCTGAGGGCCATAACGTGGCCCGCAGGGTTCTGTATGAGCAGTACATGCAGCACTGCAAGGAGGAAAAGCTGAAGCCCATGAGCTCCGCCTTGCTGGGGATCGTTGTCCACTCCACCTTCATGAAGCTCAACATGAGACGACTGGGTCCCAG GGGGAATTCGGAGTATCACTACACAGGGATGCGTTTGAAGAGGAGATCCCCTCTGAACCAGCAGGAGAATGCTGGAGACTCCACCACTGAAACAAAG GCCAAGGGCAAACTTGTGGTGAAGACCCACGCAGGCTGg cgGCAGTGGCTGAACGATAACTATGTGGTGGCTGCAGGGATGAGTATGCCACGCAGTGCGGTTTATGACCAGCTCTTGTGGCATTGCCATGAGTGCAACCTGGATCCAATCTCCTCTTCGGCCCTCGGCAAACTCATCAgctccgtcttccctgaaatTATGACCCGTCGCCTCGGAACAAG gGGGAACTCAGAGTATCACTACTGGGGTATGCAGCTGAAGGAGGACTCTCCGCTCATGCGCCTGAGAGAGGCCTGTCCTGCAGAAATGGAG GAGGAAGGTGACTCGGAAAACTGTGCAGAAAAAACAGAG GATGACTCGGAAGAGATTGTGGAAGAAAAAAAG CAGGATGAACCAGAAGATCTAGAAATAACAGAG GATGATTCGGAAGAGTTGGTAGAAGAAAAAAAG AAGAATACCAGAGGAGGTCGTGCGTCTCAGAAGAAGCCTGTCTCTGGGAAGAAGACTGGCTCTAGGACCTCACGGAGGACATAG
- the pip4k2ca gene encoding phosphatidylinositol 5-phosphate 4-kinase type-2 gamma: MASLGNAGATSSPMVMLAPKTKTKKKHFVQQKVKVFRASDPVLSVFMWGVNHSINDLNQVPIPVMLLPDDFKANTKIKVNNHLFNKENLPGHFKFKEYCPQVFRNLRERFGIEDLDYQVSLARSPPVRGGESQGEGLLLTSYDRTLVVKQISSEDVADIHNILSEYHQHIVKCHGSTLLPQFLGMYRVSVESEDSYLIVMRNMFSHRLLVHRKYDLKGSLVSREASDKEKVKELPTYKDVDFRNNMQKVYVDEEEKESFMEKLNRDVEFLVRLKIMDYSLLLGIHDVTRAERDEEEAEEPGCEDEADPDNGLAPAPLVGSYGTSPEGIAGYMNSFKPLGPGEFDPYVDVYAVKSAPGAPQKEVYFMGLIDVLTQYDAKKKAAHAAKTVKHGAGAEISTVHPEQYAKRFRDFITNIFA, encoded by the exons ATGGCGTCCCTTGGTAACGCTGGTGCCACATCGAGTCCAATGGTCATGCTGGCCCCAAAAACCAAGACGAAAAAGAAACACTTCGTGCAGCAGAAGGTGAAAGTATTTCGAGCGAGCGACCCAGTTCTTAGCGTCTTCATGTGGGGAGTAAACCACTCG ATTAATGATTTAAATCAGGTACCTATTCCTGTCATGCTGTTGCCCGATGACTTCAAAGCCAACACTAAGATTAAAGTCAACAATCACCTCTTCAACAA AGAAAATCTCCCAGGACATTTCAAGTTCAAGGAATACTGTCCCCAAGTGTTCCGCAACCTCAGAGAGCGTTTTGGAATTGAGGATTTGGATTATCAG GTCTCTCTTGCACGTAGCCCGCCTGTACGTGGAGGGGAAAGTCAAGGAGAGGGTCTACTGCTGACCTCATATGACCGCACACTGGTGGTCAAGCAAATCTCCAGTGAGGATGTTGCTGATATTCACAACATCTTGTCAGAATACCATCAG CACATCGTCAAATGCCATGGCAGTACCCTTCTACCCCAGTTCCTGGGCATGTACCGTGTAAGTGTGGAAAGTGAAGACTCCTACCTGATCGTCATGAGAAACATGTTCAGCCACAGACTCCTAGTGCACCGGAAGTACGACTTGAAA GGCTCTCTGGTATCCCGAGAAGCAAGTGACAAAGAAAAG GTGAAAGAGTTGCCCACGTACAAAGATGTAGACTTCAGAAACAACATGCAGAAGGTCTACGTGgatgaagaagagaaagaaagtttcATGGAGAAACTGAACAGAGACGTAGAG TTCCTGGTGAGGCTGAAGATCATGGACTATAGTCTGCTCCTAGGCATCCATGATGTGACTCGGGCTGAGCGGGACGAGGAAGAAGCCGAGGAGCCTGGCTGTGAGGACGAGGCCGATCCCGACAACGGCCTAGCGCCCGCACCACTGGTCGGCTCCTATGGGACCTCACCTGAGGGCATTGCGGGCTACATGAACTCCTTCAAGCCCCTTGGCCCTGGCGAATTTGATCCCTACGTGGATGTATATGCTGTCAAAAGCGCCCCAG GAGCACCACAGAAGGAGGTGTACTTCATGGGTTTAATCGATGTGTTGACACAGTATGACGCCAAGAAAAAAGCTGCACATGCAGCAAAGACTGTAAAACATGGG GCTGGTGCTGAAATATCTACTGTTCATCCAGAGCAGTATGCAAAGAGATTCCGCGACTTCATCACTAACATTTTTGCATAG